One window from the genome of Corynebacterium sp. SCR221107 encodes:
- a CDS encoding amino acid permease, producing the protein MSETPTLHTHGALHEREVAGYRKDLKHRHIQMIALGGALGTGLFLGAGGRLHAGGPGLAIVYAVCGLIGYLMLRSLGEMVVHRPTSGSFTSYSREFLGEKAAFFAGWIYFVAWVTVGIAELTAIAVYLRFWSVFQSVPQWVLVAAALLVVVGVNLFGVRLFGEAEFWFAFIKVAAIIVFMIIALIVIVMGDPVQGHTPGFSTLTEGGGWFPNGVLPLIVMTQGVVFAYAGIDMIGVTAGETANPEREIPRAINTTVWRIVFFYVGSVFLLALVLPAAAYSGDESPFVTFLNALGVLGAADIMNLVVLTAALSSVNAGLYATARILKPLAVGGSAPRFLGRMSAQGVPTGGIWLTTACFVLGVVLNYVVPGHAFEIVLNLGAIAILCMWAMISLSHLGYLRAAKRGTVHRHSYRAPGGAAADLVVLAFMAGVLVLMTMDYPNGTFTTITAVCLFVPAFVLGWFATARSRQRAAQELSDVQA; encoded by the coding sequence ATGAGCGAGACCCCAACCCTTCACACCCATGGCGCCCTCCACGAACGCGAGGTCGCCGGCTACCGCAAGGACCTAAAACACCGGCACATCCAGATGATCGCCCTGGGCGGTGCGCTCGGCACGGGCCTATTCCTTGGCGCGGGTGGGCGTCTGCACGCGGGTGGGCCGGGGCTCGCGATCGTCTACGCCGTGTGCGGGCTCATCGGCTACCTCATGCTGCGCTCGCTGGGTGAGATGGTGGTCCACCGCCCGACGTCGGGGTCGTTTACCTCGTATAGCCGGGAGTTCCTGGGGGAGAAGGCCGCCTTCTTCGCTGGGTGGATCTACTTCGTGGCGTGGGTGACCGTCGGCATCGCGGAGCTCACGGCCATCGCGGTGTATCTGCGCTTTTGGAGCGTGTTCCAGTCGGTTCCCCAGTGGGTGCTGGTGGCCGCGGCGCTGCTTGTCGTCGTGGGCGTCAACCTGTTCGGCGTGCGTTTGTTCGGCGAGGCGGAGTTCTGGTTTGCCTTCATCAAGGTCGCGGCGATCATTGTGTTCATGATCATCGCCCTCATCGTCATTGTCATGGGTGATCCGGTGCAGGGGCACACCCCGGGGTTTTCGACGCTCACCGAGGGCGGTGGCTGGTTCCCCAACGGGGTGCTGCCGCTCATCGTCATGACCCAGGGCGTGGTTTTCGCCTACGCGGGCATCGACATGATCGGCGTGACGGCGGGGGAGACCGCGAACCCGGAGCGGGAGATCCCCCGGGCCATCAACACCACCGTGTGGCGCATCGTGTTCTTCTACGTTGGCTCAGTGTTCCTGCTGGCGCTGGTGCTGCCCGCGGCCGCATATTCCGGCGACGAGAGCCCGTTTGTCACCTTCCTCAACGCTCTCGGCGTGCTGGGCGCGGCCGACATCATGAACCTCGTCGTGCTCACCGCTGCGCTCTCCTCGGTCAACGCGGGGCTGTACGCCACGGCGCGAATCCTCAAGCCGCTGGCCGTGGGCGGCTCCGCCCCGCGGTTCCTAGGGCGCATGTCGGCCCAGGGCGTGCCCACCGGCGGCATCTGGCTGACCACCGCCTGCTTCGTGCTGGGCGTCGTGCTCAACTACGTCGTGCCCGGCCACGCCTTCGAGATCGTCCTCAACCTGGGCGCCATCGCCATCTTATGCATGTGGGCGATGATTTCACTCTCCCACCTGGGCTACCTGCGTGCGGCGAAGCGCGGCACGGTGCACAGGCATAGTTACCGGGCGCCGGGCGGGGCAGCAGCCGACCTCGTGGTGCTCGCGTTCATGGCGGGGGTGCTGGTGCTCATGACCATGGACTACCCCAACGGCACGTTCACCACGATTACAGCCGTGTGCCTGTTCGTCCCGGCCTTCGTCCTCGGGTGGTTCGCCACCGCTCGCTCCCGCCAGCGGGCGGCACAGGAGCTTTCGGACGTGCAAGCGTAG
- a CDS encoding Cna B-type domain-containing protein: MAVLSLILGMAGNVAVVKAADGTVGQGTAAVEAVANEGAPTTDVESPDVTNATDLTQLGTVVTDPVIGAGDQVAQARDVGATLMQALGTIGEGTGGTVTIYGQKIWQKAEGVNLPPSVTFDLMRGTEKVGEATATEALDWTFSFNITEQPIDGDPYTVKEATVPGFTSVVTQQPDVTFLPPTSTGGWTSYEPGNSTDIPLDLLGTQQGVVVMKQGNTWVVWTEDELSPQEAAVIEEAMYTIPKGGFHGNVTAWIYGPGTYQGFSVEANGAIHFDASNNWSIVFGGAYDRGSAETRKAVVTNTLQNTEVNVMKSWDDNDNQDGKRPESVTIQLLANDAVVEGKTVELNDANSWTGKFENLPAYGGGSKIEYTIQEKPVDGYTAAVTGDVQSGFTVTNTHTPETVNVPVSKVWDDNDNQDGKRPESVTIQLLANDAVVEGKTVELNDANSWTGKFENLPAYGGGSKIEYTIQEKPVDGYTAAVTGDVQSGFTVTNTHTPETVNVPVSKVWDDNDNQDGKRPESVTIQLLANDAVVEGKTVELNDANSWTGKFENLPAYGGGSKIEYTIQEKPVDGYTAAVTGDVQSGFTVTNTHTPETVNVPVSKVWDDNDNQDGKRPESVTIQLLANDAVVEGKTVELNDANSWTGKFENLPAYGGGSKIEYTIQEKPVDGYTAAVTGDVQSGFTVTNTHTPETVNVPVSKVWDDNDNQDGKRPESVTIQLLANDAVVEGKTVELNDANSWTGKFENLPAYGGGSKIEYTIQEKPVDGYTAAVTGDVQSGFTVTNTHTPETVNVPVSKVWDDNDNQDGKRPESVTIQLLANDAVVEGKTVELNDANSWTGKFENLPAYGGGSKIEYTIQEKPVDGYTAAVTGDVQSGFTVTNTHTPETVNVPVSKVWDDNDNQDGKRPESVTIQLLANDAVVEGKTVELNDANSWTGKFENLPAYGGGSKIEYTIQEKPVDGYTAAVTGDVQSGFTVTNTHTPETVNVPVSKVWDDNDNQDGKRPESVTIQLLANDAVVEGKTVELNDANSWTGKFENLPAYGGGSKIEYTIQEKPVDGYTAAVTGDVQSGFTVTNTHTPETVNVPVSKVWDDNDNQDGKRPESVTIQLLANDAVVEGKTVELNDANSWTGKFENLPAYGGGSKIEYTIQEKPVDGYTAAVTGDVQSGFTVTNTHTPETVNVPVSKVWDDNDNQDGKRPESVTIQLLANDAVVEGKTVELNDANSWTGKFENLPAYGGGSKIEYTIQEKPVDGYTAAVTGDVQSGFTVTNTHTPETVTIPVVKVWKDTGAATRPESITVNLLANGEKVVSLELNAAGDWKGSFNDLPVNRDGKPIAYSLTEEKVAGYTSEVSGSVADGFTVTNTVIPGVVIPPVLVIPPAVVTPPVVGTPPAAATPAPANTPAPVKKLLAKTGASVMGLVALSVLFIVGGVLVLRRRKS; encoded by the coding sequence TTGGCAGTACTTTCGCTGATCCTTGGCATGGCCGGAAACGTCGCCGTGGTAAAAGCGGCTGACGGGACTGTCGGTCAAGGAACCGCCGCTGTCGAAGCGGTTGCCAACGAAGGTGCTCCGACCACGGACGTAGAGTCACCGGATGTAACTAACGCCACGGATCTCACTCAGCTGGGGACGGTCGTGACCGACCCCGTCATAGGCGCGGGTGATCAGGTTGCGCAAGCCCGGGATGTGGGTGCAACCCTGATGCAGGCATTGGGGACCATCGGCGAAGGCACAGGTGGAACCGTCACGATTTACGGTCAGAAGATTTGGCAAAAGGCGGAAGGCGTGAACCTTCCGCCTTCGGTGACTTTTGACCTGATGCGCGGAACGGAAAAGGTTGGAGAGGCAACGGCTACTGAAGCCCTAGATTGGACCTTCTCTTTTAATATCACGGAACAGCCCATTGATGGTGACCCGTACACGGTTAAAGAGGCTACAGTTCCAGGGTTTACGAGTGTAGTGACTCAACAGCCTGACGTGACGTTCTTGCCACCGACGTCAACCGGCGGTTGGACTTCGTATGAGCCAGGCAATAGTACGGATATTCCCCTTGATCTTCTAGGCACCCAACAAGGTGTAGTTGTGATGAAGCAAGGAAATACCTGGGTTGTGTGGACGGAGGATGAACTTTCGCCTCAGGAGGCTGCGGTAATCGAAGAGGCGATGTATACGATTCCTAAGGGCGGATTCCATGGAAACGTCACTGCTTGGATCTACGGTCCAGGTACTTATCAAGGGTTCTCTGTTGAGGCAAACGGGGCCATTCACTTCGATGCTTCTAATAACTGGTCAATCGTCTTTGGCGGAGCCTATGATCGGGGCTCAGCCGAGACGCGCAAGGCCGTGGTGACGAACACACTGCAAAATACTGAGGTTAATGTCATGAAGTCCTGGGACGATAACGACAACCAGGATGGTAAGCGTCCGGAGTCGGTGACGATTCAGCTGCTTGCTAATGACGCGGTTGTTGAGGGTAAGACCGTTGAGTTGAACGATGCTAATTCGTGGACCGGCAAGTTCGAGAACCTTCCTGCTTATGGTGGTGGTTCCAAGATTGAGTACACGATTCAGGAGAAGCCGGTTGATGGTTACACGGCTGCTGTGACAGGTGATGTTCAGTCTGGTTTTACTGTGACGAATACTCACACGCCTGAGACGGTGAATGTGCCGGTGAGCAAGGTGTGGGACGATAACGACAACCAGGATGGTAAGCGTCCGGAGTCGGTGACGATTCAGCTGCTTGCTAATGACGCGGTTGTTGAGGGTAAGACCGTTGAGTTGAACGATGCTAATTCGTGGACCGGCAAGTTCGAGAACCTTCCTGCTTATGGTGGTGGTTCCAAGATTGAGTACACGATTCAGGAGAAGCCGGTTGATGGTTACACGGCTGCTGTGACAGGTGATGTTCAGTCTGGTTTTACTGTGACGAATACTCACACGCCTGAGACGGTGAATGTGCCGGTGAGCAAGGTGTGGGACGATAACGACAACCAGGATGGTAAGCGTCCGGAGTCGGTGACGATTCAGCTGCTTGCTAATGACGCGGTTGTTGAGGGTAAGACCGTTGAGTTGAACGATGCTAATTCGTGGACCGGCAAGTTCGAGAACCTTCCTGCTTATGGTGGTGGTTCCAAGATTGAGTACACGATTCAGGAGAAGCCGGTTGATGGTTACACGGCTGCTGTGACAGGTGATGTTCAGTCTGGTTTTACTGTGACGAATACTCACACGCCTGAGACGGTGAATGTGCCGGTGAGCAAGGTGTGGGACGATAACGACAACCAGGATGGTAAGCGTCCGGAGTCGGTGACGATTCAGCTGCTTGCTAATGACGCGGTTGTTGAGGGTAAGACCGTTGAGTTGAACGATGCTAATTCGTGGACCGGCAAGTTCGAGAACCTTCCTGCTTATGGTGGTGGTTCCAAGATTGAGTACACGATTCAGGAGAAGCCGGTTGATGGTTACACGGCTGCTGTGACAGGTGATGTTCAGTCTGGTTTTACTGTGACGAATACTCACACGCCTGAGACGGTGAATGTGCCGGTGAGCAAGGTGTGGGACGATAACGACAACCAGGATGGTAAGCGTCCGGAGTCGGTGACGATTCAGCTGCTTGCTAATGACGCGGTTGTTGAGGGTAAGACCGTTGAGTTGAACGATGCTAATTCGTGGACCGGCAAGTTCGAGAACCTTCCTGCTTATGGTGGTGGTTCCAAGATTGAGTACACGATTCAGGAGAAGCCGGTTGATGGTTACACGGCTGCTGTGACAGGTGATGTTCAGTCTGGTTTTACTGTGACGAATACTCACACGCCTGAGACGGTGAATGTGCCGGTGAGCAAGGTGTGGGACGATAACGACAACCAGGATGGTAAGCGTCCGGAGTCGGTGACGATTCAGCTGCTTGCTAATGACGCGGTTGTTGAGGGTAAGACCGTTGAGTTGAACGATGCTAATTCGTGGACCGGCAAGTTCGAGAACCTTCCTGCTTATGGTGGTGGTTCCAAGATTGAGTACACGATTCAGGAGAAGCCGGTTGATGGTTACACGGCTGCTGTGACAGGTGATGTTCAGTCTGGTTTTACTGTGACGAATACTCACACGCCTGAGACGGTGAATGTGCCGGTGAGCAAGGTGTGGGACGATAACGACAACCAGGATGGTAAGCGTCCGGAGTCGGTGACGATTCAGCTGCTTGCTAATGACGCGGTTGTTGAGGGTAAGACCGTTGAGTTGAACGATGCTAATTCGTGGACCGGCAAGTTCGAGAACCTTCCTGCTTATGGTGGTGGTTCCAAGATTGAGTACACGATTCAGGAGAAGCCGGTTGATGGTTACACGGCTGCTGTGACAGGTGATGTTCAGTCTGGTTTTACTGTGACGAATACTCACACGCCTGAGACGGTGAATGTGCCGGTGAGCAAGGTGTGGGACGATAACGACAACCAGGATGGTAAGCGTCCGGAGTCGGTGACGATTCAGCTGCTTGCTAATGACGCGGTTGTTGAGGGTAAGACCGTTGAGTTGAACGATGCTAATTCGTGGACCGGCAAGTTCGAGAACCTTCCTGCTTATGGTGGTGGTTCCAAGATTGAGTACACGATTCAGGAGAAGCCGGTTGATGGTTACACGGCTGCTGTGACAGGTGATGTTCAGTCTGGTTTTACTGTGACGAATACTCACACGCCTGAGACGGTGAATGTGCCGGTGAGCAAGGTGTGGGACGATAACGACAACCAGGATGGTAAGCGTCCGGAGTCGGTGACGATTCAGCTGCTTGCTAATGACGCGGTTGTTGAGGGTAAGACCGTTGAGTTGAACGATGCTAATTCGTGGACCGGCAAGTTCGAGAACCTTCCTGCTTATGGTGGTGGTTCCAAGATTGAGTACACGATTCAGGAGAAGCCGGTTGATGGTTACACGGCTGCTGTGACAGGTGATGTTCAGTCTGGTTTTACTGTGACGAATACTCACACGCCTGAGACGGTGAATGTGCCGGTGAGCAAGGTGTGGGACGATAACGACAACCAGGATGGTAAGCGTCCGGAGTCGGTGACGATTCAGCTGCTTGCTAATGACGCGGTTGTTGAGGGTAAGACCGTTGAGTTGAACGATGCTAATTCGTGGACCGGCAAGTTCGAGAACCTTCCTGCTTATGGTGGTGGTTCCAAGATTGAGTACACGATTCAGGAGAAGCCGGTTGATGGTTACACGGCTGCTGTGACAGGTGATGTTCAGTCTGGTTTTACTGTGACGAATACTCACACGCCTGAGACGGTGACTATTCCTGTGGTAAAGGTGTGGAAGGACACCGGCGCGGCCACGCGTCCGGAGTCGATCACGGTCAACCTCCTTGCTAATGGCGAGAAGGTCGTGTCGCTTGAGTTGAATGCTGCCGGAGATTGGAAGGGTAGCTTCAACGACCTGCCGGTGAACCGTGATGGTAAGCCGATTGCATACTCTCTGACTGAGGAAAAGGTTGCCGGTTACACCTCCGAGGTTTCCGGTAGCGTTGCGGATGGTTTCACCGTGACGAATACGGTTATTCCAGGTGTCGTTATACCTCCAGTCCTGGTGATCCCGCCGGCTGTAGTTACCCCGCCGGTTGTGGGTACGCCTCCGGCAGCGGCAACTCCAGCGCCTGCGAATACTCCAGCGCCTGTGAAGAAGCTGCTTGCGAAGACCGGTGCTTCCGTGATGGGGCTTGTAGCGCTCTCCGTCCTCTTCATTGTCGGTGGCGTGCTTGTGCTCCGTCGACGTAAGTCATAA
- a CDS encoding succinic semialdehyde dehydrogenase: MDTRGRVALARLIQQPEELVAEANGQDLRAHTAALTGAEMGSLPQTPAERIAHVFEHARSIQSDWAETSFAARRDLMLRFHDLLLDEREAMLDLIQWETAKSRASAFEEVADVAINARYYARTAHSTLRDRKTSGAVPLLTTTTVSHRPRGVVAVISPWNYPLTLSASDALAAIMAGNAIVIKPDSLTPYTALAVKSLLERAGFPRDLFQIVLGAGATLGTPMIDAADYVMFTGSSATGATIAERAGRNLIGVSAELGGKNPMIVRADAPIAKTAAGALKACFSNSGQLCISIERIYVHTDIWDAFVPELVRRVEKMSVRAAMDWEVDMGPLISESQFNKVSEHVDDAVAKGARILAGGKPAPEAGPRGFRPTLLTDVTEEMAVFGDETFGPVVSLYRVGSDEEAIAAANAAPYGLNASVWTADLREGERVAARIRSGMVNVNDGYAALWGSIKAPSGGVKSSGLSHRHGKEGITKYTDLHVTATQRILPVMAPRFVSERAWSRFLTGFVRVQRALPGVLFGEK, from the coding sequence ATGGACACCCGCGGACGCGTCGCGCTGGCACGCCTCATCCAGCAGCCGGAGGAGCTCGTGGCGGAGGCGAATGGGCAGGACCTGCGCGCGCACACCGCGGCGCTCACCGGTGCTGAGATGGGAAGCCTTCCGCAAACCCCGGCCGAGCGGATCGCCCACGTCTTCGAGCATGCCCGAAGCATCCAGAGTGACTGGGCGGAGACCTCCTTTGCCGCGCGCCGCGACCTCATGCTGAGGTTCCACGATCTGCTCCTCGACGAGCGCGAGGCCATGCTGGATCTTATTCAGTGGGAGACGGCCAAATCTCGGGCGAGTGCCTTTGAGGAGGTAGCGGACGTTGCCATCAACGCCCGGTACTACGCGCGCACCGCCCACTCCACGCTGCGCGATCGCAAAACGTCCGGGGCCGTCCCGCTGCTGACCACCACCACCGTGAGCCACCGGCCCAGGGGCGTGGTGGCCGTGATCTCGCCGTGGAACTACCCGTTGACCTTGAGCGCATCGGACGCGCTCGCGGCGATCATGGCTGGCAATGCGATCGTGATCAAGCCGGATTCACTTACTCCTTATACGGCGTTGGCGGTGAAGTCCCTTCTTGAGCGCGCGGGCTTCCCGCGCGACCTGTTCCAGATTGTCCTCGGGGCTGGTGCGACCCTGGGCACTCCCATGATCGACGCCGCCGATTACGTGATGTTCACCGGCTCCTCGGCCACCGGTGCCACGATTGCCGAACGCGCTGGCAGAAACCTCATCGGCGTTTCTGCTGAGCTCGGCGGAAAGAACCCCATGATTGTCCGCGCCGACGCCCCGATCGCCAAGACCGCGGCGGGGGCGTTGAAGGCGTGTTTCTCCAACAGCGGCCAGCTGTGCATTTCCATCGAGCGGATCTACGTCCACACCGACATCTGGGACGCATTCGTCCCCGAACTCGTGCGCAGGGTAGAAAAGATGAGCGTTCGAGCCGCCATGGACTGGGAGGTGGACATGGGGCCGCTCATCAGCGAGAGCCAATTTAATAAGGTGTCCGAGCACGTCGACGATGCCGTCGCCAAGGGCGCGCGGATCCTCGCCGGCGGAAAGCCAGCTCCGGAAGCAGGACCGCGTGGATTCCGGCCCACCCTGCTGACAGACGTCACCGAGGAGATGGCTGTGTTCGGGGACGAAACCTTCGGCCCCGTGGTGAGCCTCTACCGCGTGGGATCCGACGAGGAGGCCATCGCCGCGGCCAACGCCGCGCCGTATGGACTCAACGCCTCGGTGTGGACCGCCGATCTGCGGGAAGGGGAGCGGGTTGCCGCGCGAATCCGCTCCGGCATGGTCAACGTCAACGACGGCTACGCTGCGCTGTGGGGCTCGATCAAGGCCCCGTCGGGCGGGGTGAAGAGCTCGGGCTTGTCCCACCGCCACGGCAAAGAGGGCATCACGAAGTACACCGACCTCCATGTCACGGCCACTCAGCGGATCTTGCCGGTGATGGCACCCCGCTTCGTGAGCGAGCGGGCCTGGAGCCGCTTCTTGACGGGCTTCGTTCGCGTTCAGCGCGCCCTCCCCGGCGTCCTCTTCGGCGAGAAGTAA
- a CDS encoding SDR family oxidoreductase has protein sequence MNLLNKVLKMPHKVPVRGSVVLITGAGSGIGRLMALEAARRGAKAVLIWDLNEEAAQMVASEVAELGASARGYGVDVTKSDQVEASAAAVLAQFGRVDILINNAGIVTGKDFLDLTDEDITRTFEVNTIAHYRVTRQFLPQMIEHDRGSVVTVASAAGLIGVARQTDYSASKFASVGFAESLRSELRHRGSRVHTLVFCPYYISTGLFEGVKTRFPFLLPILEPEAAALSVIDAIEKGTQMKVMPGFVRLAQIMRPMPVPIIDAVSDFFGINSTMDDFTGRKK, from the coding sequence GTGAATCTCCTGAACAAAGTTCTGAAAATGCCGCACAAGGTGCCCGTTCGCGGATCGGTGGTCCTTATCACCGGCGCGGGCTCCGGAATCGGTCGGCTCATGGCGCTGGAGGCCGCGCGCCGGGGTGCCAAGGCGGTGCTCATCTGGGACCTGAATGAAGAGGCCGCCCAGATGGTGGCCAGCGAGGTTGCAGAACTGGGTGCCTCCGCGCGCGGCTACGGCGTGGACGTGACAAAGTCCGACCAAGTTGAAGCCAGCGCCGCCGCGGTGCTTGCGCAGTTCGGCCGGGTAGACATCCTCATCAACAACGCCGGCATCGTGACCGGAAAGGACTTCCTCGACCTCACCGATGAAGACATCACTCGGACTTTTGAGGTGAACACCATCGCGCACTACCGAGTGACCCGTCAGTTCCTGCCGCAGATGATTGAGCACGACCGTGGCTCGGTGGTCACCGTTGCCTCGGCGGCAGGGCTCATCGGCGTGGCCCGCCAGACCGACTACTCGGCATCGAAGTTCGCATCCGTAGGGTTCGCGGAGTCGCTGCGCTCGGAACTGCGCCACCGCGGATCGAGGGTTCACACGCTGGTCTTTTGTCCGTATTACATCTCCACCGGCCTGTTCGAAGGCGTAAAGACCCGCTTCCCCTTCCTACTCCCGATCCTTGAGCCCGAAGCGGCTGCGCTGAGCGTCATCGACGCCATTGAAAAGGGTACGCAGATGAAGGTCATGCCGGGCTTCGTCCGCCTTGCGCAGATCATGCGGCCCATGCCAGTCCCGATCATTGACGCAGTGTCCGACTTCTTTGGGATCAATTCCACGATGGACGACTTCACCGGCCGGAAGAAATAA